In Canis lupus dingo isolate Sandy chromosome 1, ASM325472v2, whole genome shotgun sequence, a single genomic region encodes these proteins:
- the POLR1G gene encoding DNA-directed RNA polymerase I subunit RPA34 produces the protein MGAPGRGPAPWFHVVCGGARVALATGAEGGTRPGMAGTPAGGAAPFSCPSNFTATSPASEPTRFSLEALKDPDTELWLIQAPVDFVPDCLNGRLVPLSGSQIVKGKLAGKRRRYRVLRSSGPQAEEAILLAPSEEAAGGLTCAPAPQGSLRIFDSPPEPSSGTLLQPIPASPPPQIPPGLRPRFCAFGGNLPVTGPGSVLTLNSPASRKRKKKMHMSEASVAQEAVNGLGALEVDTVLGSPDTEVRKKKKKQEPKELEVLKPAAAEAPPEMSEPLVAPFPSPAKKRKKKPKEAEMVEPEEQTPEPEEKTAELELMVKTEPLEEPILSPTRKRKRQKGTEGRESGEGIPGESLLQLKVEPEEEAIPLPSSKKKKKKEKGYKVMMEPGTEAAEPEMGLLEPLGEMTEPEPLQEAGLQAEAALVPTKKRKKKEKWQNKTVEMLELGAEETEPPMEPKPPGDPEPHTAPAPTKKKRKERGQKAIEPRAETTGPQEGGVVELEVPAEGEPEARADPASTRKRKKQDRGSGVPEITTQEKTLEPSLDLGSAEVAPTGREKKRKKLQQDPV, from the exons ATGGGCGCTCCCGgacgaggccccgccccctggtTCCACGTGGTCTGCGGCGGGGCTCGAGTGGCTCTGGCTACTGGGGCTGAGGGAGGCACGCGTCCCGGGATGGCGGGGACCCCGGCCGGCG GTGCTGCTCCCTTCTCCTGTCCCTCCAACTTTACCGCGACGTCCCCAGCATCAGAACCCACTCGTTTCTCTTTGGAGGCGTTAAAGGACCCAGATACGGAACTGTGGCTTATCCAGGCTCCTGTGGACTTTGTCCCAGACTG cCTCAATGGGCGGCTAGTGCCTCTTTCAGGCTCCCAGATTGTGAAGGGCAAGTTGGCAGGCAAGCGGCGCCGCTACCGGGTCCTCAGAAGCAGTGGCCCCCAGGCTGAAGAAGCAATCCTGCTGGCTCCCTCCGAGGAGGCAGCAGGGGGACTCACCTGTGCTCCAGCCCCCCAGGGCAGCCTAAGGATCTTTGATAGTCCCCCAGAACCCTCATCAGGGACCTTGCTGCAGCCCATTCCAGCAAGCCCCCCTCCACAAATCCCCCCTGGCCTGAGGCCTCGGTTCTGTGCCTTTGGAGGTAACCTACCAGTAACAGGGCCTGGATCAGTCTTGACACTGAATTCACCAGCctcaaggaagaggaagaagaagatgcATATGTCAGAGGCCTCAGTTGCCCAGGAGGCAGTGAATGGGCTTGGGGCCCTGGAGGTGGACACAGTCTTGGGGTCCCCAGATACGgaggtgaggaagaagaaaaaaaagcaggagcCAAAAGAACTAGAGGTTTTGAagccagcagcagcagaagccCCCCCTGAGATGTCGGAACCCCTGGTAGCACCATTCCCGTCTCCCgccaagaagaggaaaaagaagcccAAAGAGGCAGAAATGGTCGAACCAGAAGAGCAGACACCAGAGCCCGAAGAAAAGACAGCGGAGCTGGAACTCATGGTTAAAACAGAGCCCCTGGAAGAGCCAATCCTGTCCCCTACCcggaagaggaagaggcagaaggggaCAGAAGGGAGAGAGTCAGGGGAAGGGATACCAGGTGAGTCTCTGCTGCAGCTGAAGGTGGAGCCAGAGGAGGAAGCCATCCCACTGCCTTCTtcgaagaagaaaaagaagaaagaaaagggatacAAAGTAATGATGGAGCCAGGGACTGAAGCTGCAGAGCCTGAGATGGGACTTCTGGAGCCCCTGGGCGAGATGACGGAGCCTGAGCCACTACAGGAAGCTGGGCTTCAGGCTGAGGCAGCTCTAGTGCCCaccaaaaagaggaagaagaaagaaaaatggcaaaacaaGACAGTGGAGATGTtggagctgggggcagaggagacGGAGCCTCCGATGGAGCCTAAGCCGCCAGGTGACCCTGAGCCTCACACAGCTCCAGCACCCaccaaaaagaagaggaaagaacgGGGGCAGAAAGCAATAGAGCCAAGGGCTGAGACGACTGGCCCACAGGAGGGCGGGGTGGTGGAGCTCGAGGTGCCAGCTGAGGGTGAGCCTGAGGCCAGGGCAGATCCTGCATCcaccaggaagaggaagaagcaagacCGGGGAAGTGGggtccctgagatcacaacccaggAGAAGACGCTGGAGCCATCGCTGGATCTGGGG